The Thalassoroseus pseudoceratinae genome has a segment encoding these proteins:
- a CDS encoding MGH1-like glycoside hydrolase domain-containing protein, which yields MEENSIGRAELERLAAEAQREPGANWKRWGPYLAERQWGTVREDYSPDGESWQYFPHDHARSRAYRWGEDGLLGITDRQGRLCFAWAFWNGNDKILKERLFGLSGPEGNHGEDVKEAYFYLDSTPTHSYLKALYKYPHAEFPYDELRTVNAERGRDELEYELTDSGIFDDNRYFDILAEYAKASPEDILIRLTISNRGPDDAPLHVLPTLWFRNTWSWPGTYESDLPNPVLSACETPSDSWTAIFAEHATLGRFRLSANTEGKAEPKWLFTENNTNARRLEDPNHSQPSCKDAFHLAVVEGKSGAVNVAPRGTKSALVYAMHIPAGESVELQLRLTREGQLTDQPFGEEFERVFRDRIEEADAFYEAKVASGLTVDEKRVLRQASAGLLWTKQFYYYIIKEWLDEAPRTVVRNRDWKHLFNRDVISVPDKWEYPWYAAWDSAFHMIPFANLDLNFAKEQLILFLREWYMHPNGQIPAYEWNFGDVNPPVHAWACWRIYQLTGPPGKRDRVFLSRAFQKLLLNFTWWVNRKDVRGDNVFAGGFLGLDNIGVFDRSKPLPTGGHLEQADGTAWMAYYCASMLSIAFELAEKNPAYEDMASKFFEHYVAIAEAMNSLDGSGLWDETDGFYYDHLYVNGESIPLKIRSMVGIIPLFTVDVLYEDVIAKLPGFSKRMRWFLEHRPDLSDFMTSMESDGPAGEKGQMRLLAIPTRDRLERILRYVLDEEEFLSPFGIRSLSKYHQDNPFVFHVNGEELKVQYGAGESDSYMFGGNSNWRGPIWFPLNYLLIEAFERYYTFYGDSLRVECPTGSGVFMNLQQVADEIRRRLVGLFLKTEDGSRPCYVRGKRFVDDPHWRDLVLFYEYFHADTGRGLGASHQTGWTALVAPILEHIASLRSTDEPVKVSDYCPTN from the coding sequence GTGGAAGAAAACTCAATCGGGCGTGCCGAATTGGAACGTTTGGCCGCCGAGGCTCAACGGGAACCGGGCGCGAATTGGAAGCGATGGGGCCCCTACCTTGCGGAACGTCAATGGGGCACCGTGCGAGAAGACTATTCGCCGGATGGTGAGTCTTGGCAGTATTTTCCGCATGATCACGCGCGGAGTCGGGCGTATCGCTGGGGCGAAGATGGATTGCTGGGCATCACCGATCGGCAAGGTCGCTTGTGTTTCGCGTGGGCATTTTGGAACGGAAACGACAAAATCCTCAAGGAACGGTTGTTCGGTTTGAGTGGTCCCGAGGGAAACCACGGGGAAGACGTCAAAGAAGCGTATTTCTATCTCGACTCGACGCCGACGCACTCGTACCTCAAGGCGTTGTACAAATATCCTCACGCCGAGTTTCCCTACGATGAATTGAGGACCGTGAATGCGGAGCGTGGACGCGACGAGTTGGAATATGAACTAACCGATTCCGGGATCTTCGACGATAACCGATACTTCGATATTCTGGCGGAGTACGCGAAGGCGTCTCCGGAGGATATTTTGATTCGGCTCACGATTTCTAATCGTGGCCCGGACGATGCACCGCTGCACGTTTTACCGACGTTGTGGTTCCGTAACACCTGGTCTTGGCCGGGAACTTACGAATCCGATTTGCCGAACCCCGTTCTGTCCGCCTGCGAAACCCCGAGTGACTCGTGGACCGCCATCTTCGCCGAGCACGCGACATTGGGGCGTTTCCGGCTTTCGGCCAACACCGAAGGGAAAGCGGAGCCGAAGTGGTTGTTCACCGAGAACAACACGAACGCCAGACGGCTCGAAGACCCGAACCACAGCCAGCCGTCCTGCAAAGACGCCTTCCATCTTGCAGTCGTTGAGGGAAAATCCGGAGCGGTCAACGTCGCTCCACGGGGAACGAAATCGGCGTTGGTGTACGCAATGCACATTCCCGCCGGCGAGAGCGTGGAACTTCAGTTGCGGTTGACACGAGAAGGTCAGCTGACGGACCAACCCTTTGGCGAGGAATTCGAGCGGGTCTTTCGGGATCGCATCGAGGAAGCAGACGCGTTCTACGAAGCGAAAGTGGCGTCCGGCCTGACCGTCGACGAGAAGCGTGTGCTCCGTCAAGCAAGTGCCGGACTGCTTTGGACAAAGCAGTTCTACTATTACATTATCAAGGAATGGCTCGATGAAGCCCCCCGGACGGTCGTGCGAAACCGGGATTGGAAGCATCTGTTCAATCGGGATGTGATCTCTGTCCCCGACAAATGGGAATACCCCTGGTACGCCGCCTGGGACTCAGCGTTCCACATGATTCCCTTCGCCAACTTGGATTTGAACTTCGCGAAAGAGCAGCTGATTCTGTTTCTTCGCGAGTGGTACATGCATCCAAACGGGCAAATCCCAGCGTATGAATGGAATTTTGGCGATGTGAATCCACCCGTCCATGCATGGGCGTGTTGGCGGATTTATCAGCTGACCGGACCGCCCGGCAAACGAGACCGTGTGTTTCTCTCTCGGGCGTTCCAGAAGTTGCTCTTGAATTTTACTTGGTGGGTGAATCGGAAGGACGTTCGTGGCGACAACGTGTTCGCGGGCGGTTTCCTTGGATTAGATAACATCGGAGTGTTCGATCGCTCCAAGCCCCTGCCCACCGGCGGACACCTCGAGCAAGCCGACGGCACCGCATGGATGGCATACTACTGTGCGAGCATGCTTTCCATTGCATTCGAACTCGCCGAGAAGAACCCTGCGTACGAAGACATGGCTTCCAAGTTCTTCGAGCACTACGTCGCAATTGCCGAGGCGATGAATTCTCTGGACGGAAGCGGGCTTTGGGATGAAACGGATGGGTTCTACTACGATCATTTGTACGTCAACGGCGAAAGTATTCCGCTGAAGATCCGTTCGATGGTTGGGATTATTCCGTTGTTTACCGTCGATGTTCTCTACGAGGATGTGATCGCCAAACTGCCCGGGTTCAGCAAACGGATGCGGTGGTTCTTAGAGCATCGTCCGGACCTGTCGGACTTTATGACCTCCATGGAAAGCGATGGGCCCGCCGGCGAGAAAGGGCAAATGCGGTTGTTGGCGATTCCAACCCGCGACCGTTTGGAACGCATTCTCCGATATGTTCTGGATGAAGAAGAATTCCTGTCACCATTCGGTATTCGCTCGCTGTCGAAGTACCACCAAGACAATCCGTTCGTGTTTCATGTGAACGGGGAGGAACTCAAGGTTCAATACGGTGCCGGCGAGTCGGACAGCTACATGTTCGGCGGGAACTCGAACTGGCGTGGCCCGATTTGGTTCCCGCTGAATTACTTGTTAATCGAGGCATTTGAGCGGTATTACACGTTCTACGGCGATTCACTGCGTGTGGAATGTCCGACGGGTTCGGGTGTCTTCATGAATCTCCAGCAGGTCGCGGACGAAATCCGGCGACGACTGGTTGGGTTGTTCCTCAAGACGGAAGACGGTTCCCGACCGTGCTACGTCCGCGGCAAACGATTTGTCGACGATCCACACTGGCGTGATTTGGTTTTGTTCTACGAATACTTCCATGCGGATACCGGTCGCGGGCTCGGTGCCAGTCACCAAACCGGGTGGACGGCGTTGGTGGCACCGATCTTGGAACATATCGCCAGTCTTCGATCGACCGACGAACCTGTCAAGGTCAGCGATTACTGTCCGACGAATTGA